The following proteins are co-located in the Mycobacteriales bacterium genome:
- the sigJ gene encoding RNA polymerase sigma factor SigJ, whose amino-acid sequence MDESEWLAERFEEHRTHLRAVAYRMLGSLSEADDAVQDAWLRLDRAGADDVENLGGWLTTVVARVCLNMLRSRNVRREESFGVHVPDPVVSAEGDRQPEQEALLADFVGLALLVVLDTLAPAERLAFVLHDMFDLPFEEIAPMVGRTPAAARQLASRARRRVKGAEVPAPGPDLVRQRALVDAFFSAARGGDFDALVTVLDADAVLRIDAGAEFPAGSMVVDGAEAVARQTLTGLASTLARPAIELHPALVNGVPGVVVTLRGRPMTVIGFTIAAGRIAEIDAIADPERVRRIAAAVLEDN is encoded by the coding sequence ATGGACGAGAGCGAGTGGCTGGCGGAGCGCTTCGAGGAGCACCGGACCCATCTCCGCGCGGTGGCCTATCGGATGCTCGGCTCGCTCAGCGAGGCCGATGACGCCGTACAGGACGCGTGGTTACGCCTCGACCGGGCCGGGGCCGACGACGTGGAGAACCTCGGCGGGTGGCTGACGACCGTCGTCGCCCGGGTCTGCCTGAACATGCTGCGCTCGCGCAACGTCCGACGCGAGGAGTCATTCGGGGTGCACGTCCCCGACCCGGTCGTCAGTGCGGAGGGCGACCGTCAACCGGAGCAGGAGGCGCTGCTGGCCGATTTCGTGGGCCTCGCGCTCCTCGTCGTACTCGACACCCTGGCGCCGGCGGAGCGGCTGGCGTTCGTGCTGCACGACATGTTCGACCTGCCGTTCGAGGAGATCGCCCCCATGGTCGGTCGTACGCCCGCGGCGGCGCGGCAGCTGGCCAGCCGGGCCCGGCGCCGGGTCAAGGGTGCCGAGGTGCCGGCGCCCGGCCCGGACCTCGTGCGTCAACGAGCGCTGGTCGACGCCTTCTTCTCGGCGGCGCGCGGGGGAGACTTCGACGCGCTCGTCACCGTGCTCGACGCGGACGCCGTGCTCCGCATCGACGCCGGGGCCGAGTTCCCGGCCGGCTCGATGGTGGTCGACGGTGCCGAGGCCGTCGCCCGGCAGACACTGACCGGCCTCGCCTCGACCCTCGCACGCCCAGCCATCGAGCTGCATCCCGCGCTGGTGAACGGTGTGCCCGGAGTGGTGGTGACCCTGCGCGGGCGGCCGATGACGGTTATCGGATTCACCATTGCCGCGGGTCGTATCGCCGAGATC